One genomic segment of Sorex araneus isolate mSorAra2 chromosome X, mSorAra2.pri, whole genome shotgun sequence includes these proteins:
- the GORAB gene encoding RAB6-interacting golgin isoform X2, which produces MAQGWAGFSEEELRRLKQRKDPFEPQRRLPAKRDRQQLPRERAPSAQNERHLGVQHGGGAALPEQLPPAPKQNLCPQPPHSPPPVPASTPALPASTGDGNAQDRGARGPDLGPTNSHEGPGSAEVRPPQPDGKLETKKVELQEKSRWEVLQQEQRLMEEKNKRKKALLAKAIAERSRRTQAETLKLKRIQKELQALDDMVSADIGILRNRIDQASLEYSAAR; this is translated from the exons ATCCCTTTGAGCCACAGCGTCGGCTTCCCGCCAAGAGAGACCGCCAGCAGCTTCCTCGGGAGAGAGCCCCATCCGCGCAGAACGAGCGGCATCTCGGTGTTCAGCATGGAGGAGGCGCCGCCCTGCCAGAGCAGCTGCCGcctgcccccaaacagaatcTCTGTCCTCAGCCTCCCCATTCTCCTCCCCCTGTTCCTGCGAGCACTCCCGCACTCCCTGCCAGCACCGGGGATGGAAACGCCCAGGACCGGGGGGCTCGGGGCCCAGATCTGGGACCCACAAATTCCCACGAAGGTCCCGGAAGTGCCGAGGTTCGCCCCCCACAGCCGGACGGCAAGCTGGAGACAAAGAAAGTGGAATT gcAAGAAAAATCCCGCTGGGAAGTCCTCCAACAAGAGCAGCGGCtgatggaagagaaaaataaacgtAAGAAAGCTCTTTTGGCTAAAGCTATTGCAGAAAG atcgCGCAGGACGCAGGCTGAGACCCTGAAGCTGAAGCGCATCCAGAAAGAGCTGCAGGCGCTGGACGACATGGTGTCGGCCGATATCGGGATCCTCCGGAACCGGATTGACCAGGCCAGCCTCGAATACTCGGCCGCGCGGTGA
- the GORAB gene encoding RAB6-interacting golgin isoform X1: protein MAQGWAGFSEEELRRLKQRKDPFEPQRRLPAKRDRQQLPRERAPSAQNERHLGVQHGGGAALPEQLPPAPKQNLCPQPPHSPPPVPASTPALPASTGDGNAQDRGARGPDLGPTNSHEGPGSAEVRPPQPDGKLETKKVELQEKSRWEVLQQEQRLMEEKNKRKKALLAKAIAERSRRTQAETLKLKRIQKELQALDDMVSADIGILRNRIDQASLEYSAARKRFDRAEAEYVSAKLDLQRRTETKEQLTEHLCAIIQQNELRKARKLEELMAQLDVQAEDPGDSGTPGEGQGECPRPEQTAPEAAPETLPAALPT, encoded by the exons ATCCCTTTGAGCCACAGCGTCGGCTTCCCGCCAAGAGAGACCGCCAGCAGCTTCCTCGGGAGAGAGCCCCATCCGCGCAGAACGAGCGGCATCTCGGTGTTCAGCATGGAGGAGGCGCCGCCCTGCCAGAGCAGCTGCCGcctgcccccaaacagaatcTCTGTCCTCAGCCTCCCCATTCTCCTCCCCCTGTTCCTGCGAGCACTCCCGCACTCCCTGCCAGCACCGGGGATGGAAACGCCCAGGACCGGGGGGCTCGGGGCCCAGATCTGGGACCCACAAATTCCCACGAAGGTCCCGGAAGTGCCGAGGTTCGCCCCCCACAGCCGGACGGCAAGCTGGAGACAAAGAAAGTGGAATT gcAAGAAAAATCCCGCTGGGAAGTCCTCCAACAAGAGCAGCGGCtgatggaagagaaaaataaacgtAAGAAAGCTCTTTTGGCTAAAGCTATTGCAGAAAG atcgCGCAGGACGCAGGCTGAGACCCTGAAGCTGAAGCGCATCCAGAAAGAGCTGCAGGCGCTGGACGACATGGTGTCGGCCGATATCGGGATCCTCCGGAACCGGATTGACCAGGCCAGCCTCGAATACTCGGCCGCGCG GAAGCGCTTTGACAGGGCGGAAGCGGAGTACGTGTCGGCCAAGCTGGACCTGCAGCGCAGGACGGAGACGAAGGAGCAGCTGACAGAGCACCTGTGCGCCATCATCCAGCAGAACGAGCTGCGCAAGGCCCGGAAGCTGGAGGAGCTGATGGCCCAGCTGGACGTGCAGGCCGAGGACCCCGGGGACAGCGGGACTCCGGGGGAAGGGCAGGGCGAGTGTCCCCGGCCAGAGCAGACGGCCCCCGAGGCCGCCCCTGAgaccctccccgcagccctgcccacaTGA
- the GORAB gene encoding RAB6-interacting golgin isoform X3, with amino-acid sequence MEEKNKRKKALLAKAIAERSRRTQAETLKLKRIQKELQALDDMVSADIGILRNRIDQASLEYSAARKRFDRAEAEYVSAKLDLQRRTETKEQLTEHLCAIIQQNELRKARKLEELMAQLDVQAEDPGDSGTPGEGQGECPRPEQTAPEAAPETLPAALPT; translated from the exons atggaagagaaaaataaacgtAAGAAAGCTCTTTTGGCTAAAGCTATTGCAGAAAG atcgCGCAGGACGCAGGCTGAGACCCTGAAGCTGAAGCGCATCCAGAAAGAGCTGCAGGCGCTGGACGACATGGTGTCGGCCGATATCGGGATCCTCCGGAACCGGATTGACCAGGCCAGCCTCGAATACTCGGCCGCGCG GAAGCGCTTTGACAGGGCGGAAGCGGAGTACGTGTCGGCCAAGCTGGACCTGCAGCGCAGGACGGAGACGAAGGAGCAGCTGACAGAGCACCTGTGCGCCATCATCCAGCAGAACGAGCTGCGCAAGGCCCGGAAGCTGGAGGAGCTGATGGCCCAGCTGGACGTGCAGGCCGAGGACCCCGGGGACAGCGGGACTCCGGGGGAAGGGCAGGGCGAGTGTCCCCGGCCAGAGCAGACGGCCCCCGAGGCCGCCCCTGAgaccctccccgcagccctgcccacaTGA